A region of Bacteroidales bacterium DNA encodes the following proteins:
- a CDS encoding Gfo/Idh/MocA family oxidoreductase: protein MSKKNSNKPSGHTGQSTNKQEQAGKKGLSRRDVLKSLATLPVLGALAYGVFRKQRYKNFLRQNILQETSMSRNTPSPVYFGKATGERLRLGIIGYGGRGEHLVRALGFPHPDVIDTWKQAAMKDSKDKRYEQYMSQPDLNVAINGICDIFDVHAERALKAGANQGREGSNGSLGQAPKRYRRYKDLMSANDIDAVVIATPDHWHARMIMDAARAGKHVYVEKAMTRTVQEAFEVRETVHQSNIIFQLGHQNRQTESYLKAEEAIRKKLLGNINLIEVTTNRNSPTGAWVYPIHPRAGRQTIDWQQFTEPTSNHPFSKERFFRWRCWWDYGTGLSGDLLTHEYDALNQIMHLGIPRSAMASGGIYHYKDGRTVPDTLQVAYEYPERDLTLLYSATLASRKDRGKVIMGHDGYMELGNTLQIYADPRSTRYKEKIEKGIIDPSLPIYSYVPGKKGVDAVTSATEKYFAGRGLLYTYRGGKRVDTTHLHLAEWIHGIRTGKQPSCNINRGFEEAITAHMSTLSYKENRKVYWDATNQQIV, encoded by the coding sequence ATGTCAAAGAAAAATTCTAACAAACCATCCGGGCACACAGGCCAATCAACTAATAAACAAGAGCAGGCAGGTAAAAAAGGCCTCTCCCGGCGTGATGTCCTGAAATCCCTGGCAACCCTTCCCGTGCTGGGTGCACTGGCATATGGTGTCTTCCGCAAACAGAGATACAAAAATTTTCTCAGGCAAAATATTTTGCAGGAAACAAGCATGTCCCGGAACACACCTTCCCCTGTATACTTTGGAAAGGCCACCGGTGAAAGGCTTCGACTGGGCATCATAGGGTATGGTGGCAGGGGGGAGCATCTGGTCCGGGCATTGGGCTTTCCCCACCCGGATGTGATCGATACCTGGAAACAGGCTGCCATGAAGGACTCAAAGGACAAGCGCTATGAACAATACATGAGCCAACCCGACCTGAATGTGGCCATCAATGGCATCTGTGATATTTTTGATGTTCACGCCGAGCGGGCACTTAAGGCGGGAGCCAACCAGGGAAGAGAAGGCAGCAATGGATCCCTGGGGCAAGCACCCAAAAGATACCGGCGTTATAAAGATCTGATGTCTGCCAACGACATCGATGCCGTGGTCATTGCCACACCCGATCACTGGCATGCCCGCATGATTATGGATGCCGCCCGGGCCGGCAAGCATGTATATGTTGAAAAAGCCATGACCCGCACCGTGCAGGAAGCCTTTGAGGTCAGAGAAACCGTGCACCAAAGCAACATCATCTTCCAGCTGGGCCACCAGAACCGGCAGACCGAAAGTTACCTCAAGGCGGAGGAAGCCATCCGCAAAAAACTGCTGGGCAACATCAACCTCATTGAGGTGACCACCAACCGCAATTCTCCGACTGGCGCCTGGGTATACCCGATCCATCCCAGGGCCGGCAGACAAACCATCGATTGGCAGCAATTTACTGAACCCACAAGCAACCACCCCTTCAGCAAAGAGCGTTTCTTCCGTTGGCGGTGTTGGTGGGACTATGGCACCGGCCTGTCCGGCGACCTGCTGACCCATGAGTACGATGCCCTCAACCAGATCATGCACCTGGGTATCCCCCGATCGGCCATGGCTTCCGGAGGTATCTACCACTACAAGGACGGACGCACCGTTCCCGATACCCTTCAGGTAGCCTATGAATACCCCGAAAGAGATCTAACCCTGCTCTACAGCGCTACCCTGGCCAGCCGGAAAGACCGGGGCAAAGTGATCATGGGCCACGATGGTTATATGGAGCTGGGAAATACCCTCCAAATATATGCCGACCCCCGGTCCACCCGGTACAAAGAAAAAATAGAAAAGGGCATCATCGATCCTTCCCTTCCGATCTATTCCTATGTACCGGGTAAGAAAGGGGTAGATGCGGTAACCTCTGCCACCGAAAAATACTTCGCCGGCCGGGGACTGCTCTATACCTACCGCGGTGGCAAAAGAGTCGATACCACCCACTTGCACCTGGCCGAGTGGATCCATGGCATC